DNA sequence from the Streptomyces sp. CA-210063 genome:
GGCGGGCGGTGCGCTCACTCGCCGGCGTGGCGCCCGCGTCAACGGGTCTGTCCAGTACTTGGGTCATCAGTCACCCGTTCCGATCAGTCCGCCCCGGCGCCGCATCAGCAGTGCGGTGAACGCCATGGACAGGGCGAACAGCACCAGCGCGACCACACAGGCGGAGCCGTAGTCGAAGCGCTGGAAGCCGAGGTTGTAGACGAGCTGGGGCAGCGTCAGGGTCGACTTGTCCGGGTAGCCCGGCTCGAACTGCTGACCGGAGCCGCCGATGATGCCGGAGGCGACCTTCCCGGCCACCAGCGGCTGCGTGTAGTACTGCATCGTCTGGATCACGCCCGTGACCACGGCGAACATCACGATCGGCGAGATGCTCGGCAGTGTCACGTACCGGAACCGCTGCCAGGCCGACGCCCCGTCCAGCTCGGCGGCCTCGTACTGCTCCTTCGGTACGTCGAGCAGCGCGGCCATGAAGATCACCATCAGGTCGCCCACGCCCCACAGCGCGAGCGCGGTGAGCGCCGGCTTGGACCAGGCGGGGTCCGTGAACCAGCCGGGCGTCGGCAGTCCCAGGCCGTCGAGGACGGAGTTGACCGGCCCGGTCCCGGGGTTGAGGAGGAAGACGAAGGCCAGCGTCGCGGCAACCGGAGGGGCGAGGTACGGCAGATAGAAGAGGGTGCGGAAGACGCCCGCCCCGGTCCTGATCTTCGTGATCAGCAGACCGACGCCGAGCCCGAACACCACCCGGCAGGTCACCATCACGAGCACCAGCCAGAGGGTGTTGCGCAGGGCCGGCCAGAACATCGGATAGTCGTTGAAGACGTAGGCCCAGTTGCCCAGGCCGCGGAAGACCGGTGTACCGAAGCCGTCGTACTTCATCAGCGAGAAGTACACGGTGGACACCAGCGGATAGGCGAAGAAGACGCCGAACCCGATCAGCCAGGGTGACAGGAAGGCCACCGTGCGAAGCGCCGACCGGCGGCGCTTCGCACGGAGCGTGCCACTGGACACGCGCAGGGTGTGCGTGGACATCGGATCGCTACCGCTACCGCTACTTCGCCTGCGCGATGTCGGTGTCGATCTGCTTCGCGGTCTTCTCCAGGCCCTCCTGGAGATCCGTCACCTTGCCGGACTCGTACTGGTAGCCGAAGTCCTGGAGTGTCGTCTGGTACGTCGAGCCGTTGATCGAGGCCGGCGGGGTGTTCGACTCCGGGTTCTGGGCGATGTCCAGGAACGTCTGGAAGCCCTCGTCCACCTTCAGGTCGGGCGACTTCAGGGCCGCGAAGGTGGACGGTACGTTGTGGATGGCGTTGGCGAAGGAGACGACGGCCTCGGTGTCGGTCGTCAGGTACTTCACCAGCTCCCAGGCCGCGTTCTGCTTCTCGCTCTGCGGGGCGATTCCGATGATCGTGCCGGAGAGGAAGCCCTTGCCGTACTCGTCCACCTCGTCGTCGGCCACGGGCAGCGGGGCGGTGCCGATCTCGAAGTCGGTCCCGGCGTCCCGCGCCATTCCGAGCCGCCACTCACCGTCCAACTGCATGGCCACCTGACCGGTCTGGAACGGGTGCTTGGCCCCCCACTCGTCACCGAAGGTGTTCCGGTACTTCTCCAGCTTCGCGAAGCCGCCGAGCGAGTCCACCAGGCTCTTCTGGTACGTGAACATCTCCGCGAACGCCGGGTCCTCGGCGATGTTCGACTTGCCGTCCGCATCGAAGTACGCGTGGTCCCACTGCGACATGTAGTGGTCCACGACCGTCTCGTAGCCGTGGTAGTTCGGCATGAAGCCGAGCTGTGCGTAGCTGTCCCCCTTGGCCTTGGTCAGCTTCTTCGCGACCTCCGTGAACTCCGACCACGTCTTCGGCGGCGACTCGATGCCCGCCTCCTCGAAGGCGTCCTTGTTGTAGTACAGCCCGTACGCGTCGCCCAGCAGCGGCAGCGCACACCGGGTGCCCTCGAACTGCGTGTAGTCCAGCATCGGCTTCGGGATGGTCTTGTCGAGGTCGAGCTTCGACTTCTCGATGAAGGGCTTCAGATCGAGGAAGGCTCCGGAGGAGCAGAACTTGCCGATGTTGGAGGTGGTGAACGACGACACCACGTCCGGCCCGTTCGAACCGCCTGCCCGCAGTGCCTGGTTGAGCTTGTCGTCATTGATGTTCCCGACGACCTTCACCGTGATGTTCGGGTGCTCCTTCTCGAACCGGTCCACATTCGCCTGGATCGCCTTCACCTCGCCGGGCGCACTCCACCCGTGCCAGAAGGTGATCGTCGTCTTGGCGTTCGGGTCGTCGGAGGCGGCCGTCTCGGCCTGACCGGTACAGGCGGTGGCGAGAAGGGCGAGGGACGCGGTGGCGGCGAGCGCGATCGCCGCGTTCTTGGATATTCCGGGCATGGTGGGGTCTCCTGAGGGAGGGATGGGGTGAGGTGAGAGGGAGGGGTACGCCCGGGAAGCCCAGGGGCGCGGGGAACTGCGCGACCAGCCACGGACGGCCCGCAGCTTCTGAACGATCAATCAGCGCGAGGTGTCAAACACTTCGTCACGCGTGGCAGCGAGCGCACTCTCCAACGCCCCACGCAGCACGGGCTTTTCGCGTACGTCACCGAGAACCAACCGTGGCCGGGAAGCCGCCAGCTCCGCCAACTCGGCCTGGACAAGGGCACGCAACGGCTCGCCACCGGCGGTCAACGCCGTACCGCTGAGCACGACGACCTCGGGGTCGAGCACGGCCACGAGCGAAGCGATACCCGTGGCGAGCCCGGTGGCATACGTGGCCAGAAGTTGTCGGTGGGGACCGGAGTCGATGTCCGCGGCCCTCGCCACAAGCGCCGTCGCGACCTCCGCGTACGGCCCCTCCGGCACCGGAGAGATCCCCAACTCGCGGGCGAGCCGGGGAATGACCTGCGAACCGGCGAGTTCCTGGAAGCCACCACTGTTCGCCTTGGTCACCTGCCGAACCAGCGGAGCGCCCGGCACGGGCAGGAACCCGACCTCCCCGGCGCCCCCGGTGAACCCCCGGTGCAGCCGTCCGCCCAGGACGACCGCGGCGCCGAGACCGCCTTCGTTCCACAGCAGGACGAAGTCGTCGTGGCCCTTGGCCGCGCCCAGCCGTTGTTCGGCGACGGCGGCGAGGTTCACGTCGTTCTCGTACTCCACCGGCATCGGCAGCGCGGCGGCGAGTTCGCCGAGGAGGGTGGGGGAGTGCCAGCCGGGCAGATGCGAGGCGTAGCGCAGCCGCCCGGTGTTGGGGTCGAAGGCGCCGGGGGTTCCGATGACCAGCCGACGCACGTCGGACCGGACGAGCCCGGCGGCCTTGACCGCCCCGTCGAGGGCGGTGGTGACCTGCCGTACGACAGGTTCGGCGGGGCGGCGTCCGGGGGTGGGGACGGCGTACTCGCCCACCGTGCGGCCGGTGATGTCGGCGACGGCGGCGAGGACGCGTTCGGGGGTGACGTCGAGGCCGGCGGCGTACGCGGCGGTCGGGTCGACCGCGTAGAGCTGGGCGTTGGGGCCGGGTCGGCCCGCGCCCGAGCCGCCCCCGCCGGTGCCGGATTCGTCCGTGCCGGTGCCCGTGGCGATCACGAGTCCGGCGGCTTCGAGCCGGGCCAGGAGCTGTGAGGCGGTCGGCTTCGACAGTCCGGTCAGCTTGCCGAGCCGCGTCCGCGAGAGCGGTCCGTGCTCCAGCAGCAGATCGAGCGCGGCGCGGTCGTTCATGGCGCGCAGCACGCGGGGGGTTCCTGCCATGTGGACGCCACCTGCCCAACTGTTAGGAAAGTTTCCTGTCGGATGCCAGGACGATAGGACTAGACCAGAGGGGCGTCAATATCCGGCCAACAAAAACCGCCCCCGGGCAACGGAGTCGTTACCTGGGGGCGGTGCCCGCGACGCGGGAGGCGGTGCTACGTCATGTCACTTCACGTCGACGTAATCCGCCGCGGACGTCTTCGCCGCGGTGGTGGACGTACCGGCGAACTTGTAGCGGTACGAACCGTCCTTCGACGCCTTCACGGTGGTGGACAGGGCCCCGGCCGTGCCGGAGGTCACCGTCTTCACGTCCGTGTAGGCCGTGGCGCCCTTGGCCTTGAACTGGAGGGTCACCTTCTGGCCCTTGTAGCCGGTGTAGGCGCGCTTGGCCCAGTCGGCGCGGGTGAGGCTGCCCTTGACGGTCAGGGTCTTGCCCTTGACGACCGGCTCGGGGGTGGCGTTGACGGTGACCTTGGCGATCCGCTGCAGCTTGGCCGTGCCGAGGCCGCCCCACAGGTCGTAGCCGTTCTCGAAGCTGATGTGGTCGTCGGAGTCGTCGTTGTCCACCGAGATGTGTCCGTAGAAGGCGCCGGCCTTCCAGGTGGTGGCGTCCGCGGCGCCCATCAGCTGCTCCCGCGGGTTCACGGTGAGCACCGTCGTGCACGACTCGGTCACCGTGGTGTCCGTCGTCGCGGTCGGGGTGCACTTGGGCGTCCTGGAGAAGGTCTCCAGCCCGTTGTCGGGGTCCGCGAGCCTGCCGCGGTACAGGAGGACGCCGAGGAAGTTCGTCTCGTAGTCGATGGCGAAGTCCGACGGGCGGGTGAAGCTGTACGTGACCGGAACGGTCACCGTGGCCTTGGTGCCGACCGCGATCGGCTTGCCGTTGTTGACCGTGACGGCACCGAAGGTCAGGTCCGGCGAGTCGGCCAGCGCGGCGGGCGCGGCCAGACCGGTGAGAGCCAGGGCGCCGGACATGACGGCGCCTATGGCGAGCTTGCGCATGTATCCCCACATTCGAAGCGGACCCCCGGGCGTTGCGCTCCAGAACAAGGGCCCCCCTTGGGGGCGACACTAGGCGATCACCGTTGTGTGGGGAACGCGTGGGGTCTGTGAAAGTAGCTGGAGGTCATCCGATCCTGGCGGCCCACTGCAGGTAGGCCTGGTCCAGAGGACATCCAGCCAGATGATTCAAAGCGAGGCAGGTCGTGGTGACGTGGTGGTAGCCGAGGGCGTCGGCAGCGACGCCGGTGGTGTACAGGTGGTCAGCCGCGGTCTGTGGCCTTCCTTTCCACTGCCATCCAACTCCAGTTCCGGCTGTCCATGACTCGGTTGTCTTCGAACAGGATGTTCCAACCCTTCATCCAGTCGCCTTGCCGGAGCCGACGTGGGCGTGGTTGCGGGCTTGGCAGGAGCAGGTGCACCGTGGGCTCTGGGCGTTCTTGCACCGCCAGTTGCATGCCTCCAGTTCGTTGTATTCGCGTCCCACCGACACGCGTGGATGGCGTTTGAGGAAAACTCCGGCGAGCTGGAGGAAGTGGTCGTCGGAGACGGTCCAACACCCGTGCTCCGCATCCCATGTCGGGCGTACGTTCTTGGCCAACAGATCCTTGATGATCTCCTCGTGATCCGCTCGGCTGATCTTGGGTATCCAGTAGCCCATGCGGCGCCGGGCGAAGAGAACGATCGATGGGTAGCTTTCGCCCTCCCACCCTGGGAACCAGATCGGCATCGGCATGGGCGTTCCGGTCGGCCTGTGCTCGACCGCAGATTTTGTGCGGAGACGGCGCTGGACGCCGTCGGGTGTCAAGCCGGATGCCCAACAGGTTTGAGGCTGTCCGGGTCTTGTGTGGATGAATATCTTTTGCCAGTTGGGTGAGGTTTGTGTCTGGACGCCGCACACGGAGCACGTAAACGGCTGAGCGTATCTGTGATGCACGTGCGGTTCCTTCTCTTGTTCGCATACAAGCAGACCCCACGCCGGCCATCAGGAGTTCTTCCAGGTGAGCGGCTGATCGCCAGGGCTGGAGTTCGTGGAAGGGCGTGAAGTCCCGCGCGGCAATCCTCAGCTTGGCCCGCCGCCATGGGGTCGAGATGCCCATCACCGAGTCGTAGCCGACGTCGTCGACGGTCGGCCACCGTGCTGGACGTTGCCGCCGCGTTGATGTCACGCACTCCCAACCGGAGCGATACGTCAGCTGATGTCAGCACCGAGCAGCCGAGTTCCCGGACGGTCACGTGCGTGGGCAGCGCAGGGACGCGGTGAACTTCGCCCAGGTGTGAGGGGCGAGGCGGAGTATGGGGCCATCGGGGTTCTTGGAGTCACGTATAGCGACGGTGTGCGGGTTGTTGCGGGCGAATTCGAGGCATTGGCCGCCGGTGTTGCTGTAGCTGGACTTGACGAAGTCGAACTCGGGCACGGGTTACATCTCCTGGCGAATCGCGTTGATCAGCAGGGCCGAGTCGTGCTGGGCGAGGCTCAGCCGAGCAGTACGGTCGAAGAACGTGCTGTACGCCGCACCTTCGGCCTCGTTCTCCACCCACACGGTAGACGCGATGGTGTCGGCGTGGACCACGTCCACGGCCTCGGTCTCGGCGAACGAGATGATGGTGAACGGGCCCGTGATGCACGGGTGCCCTCCCACGTGGAACGGGAGCACTTGCAGGCGTACATTCGGGAGCTGGGCCACTTCCAGGAGGCGCTCAAGCTGGGTGCGCATGACATCGGGCCCGCCGATCAACTGTCGTAGCGCTGCTTCCCAGATGACTGCGTACACCTGGAGCGGGCGTTCCTCGTGCAGGCGCCCCTGGCGGCGCATGCGGATCTCGACCAGGTGCTCGATCTCGTCGGGATCCTCCCAAACGCCCACGCCTTCGCTGACCGCCAGGGAACGGGCGTACTCGGCGGTCTGGAACAGGCCCGGAATCAGGGAAAGTTCCCAGGTTCGTACGCGACTCGCGGCATCCTCCAACGCGATGTACTCGGACAGCGTTCCTGGGTGGGGTGTGTCCTGCCACCACCCCTTCGCCTTGCGGCGCTCGCGGTCCAGCTTCGCCAACTCCAGCAGCCGGCCCACGACTTTGCGGTCCTCCACGCCGTAGAACTCGCACAGCACCCGGATGTCCGGGTCCCTCATGGGTACCCAGCCTCGCTCCATCTTCACGATCTTCGTGCCCGTCGCGTTGATGGATGCGGCAGCCTGCTGCTGTGTCTTGCCTGCGGCGTCA
Encoded proteins:
- a CDS encoding carbohydrate ABC transporter permease, which produces MSSGTLRAKRRRSALRTVAFLSPWLIGFGVFFAYPLVSTVYFSLMKYDGFGTPVFRGLGNWAYVFNDYPMFWPALRNTLWLVLVMVTCRVVFGLGVGLLITKIRTGAGVFRTLFYLPYLAPPVAATLAFVFLLNPGTGPVNSVLDGLGLPTPGWFTDPAWSKPALTALALWGVGDLMVIFMAALLDVPKEQYEAAELDGASAWQRFRYVTLPSISPIVMFAVVTGVIQTMQYYTQPLVAGKVASGIIGGSGQQFEPGYPDKSTLTLPQLVYNLGFQRFDYGSACVVALVLFALSMAFTALLMRRRGGLIGTGD
- a CDS encoding ABC transporter substrate-binding protein — protein: MPGISKNAAIALAATASLALLATACTGQAETAASDDPNAKTTITFWHGWSAPGEVKAIQANVDRFEKEHPNITVKVVGNINDDKLNQALRAGGSNGPDVVSSFTTSNIGKFCSSGAFLDLKPFIEKSKLDLDKTIPKPMLDYTQFEGTRCALPLLGDAYGLYYNKDAFEEAGIESPPKTWSEFTEVAKKLTKAKGDSYAQLGFMPNYHGYETVVDHYMSQWDHAYFDADGKSNIAEDPAFAEMFTYQKSLVDSLGGFAKLEKYRNTFGDEWGAKHPFQTGQVAMQLDGEWRLGMARDAGTDFEIGTAPLPVADDEVDEYGKGFLSGTIIGIAPQSEKQNAAWELVKYLTTDTEAVVSFANAIHNVPSTFAALKSPDLKVDEGFQTFLDIAQNPESNTPPASINGSTYQTTLQDFGYQYESGKVTDLQEGLEKTAKQIDTDIAQAK
- a CDS encoding ROK family transcriptional regulator: MAGTPRVLRAMNDRAALDLLLEHGPLSRTRLGKLTGLSKPTASQLLARLEAAGLVIATGTGTDESGTGGGGSGAGRPGPNAQLYAVDPTAAYAAGLDVTPERVLAAVADITGRTVGEYAVPTPGRRPAEPVVRQVTTALDGAVKAAGLVRSDVRRLVIGTPGAFDPNTGRLRYASHLPGWHSPTLLGELAAALPMPVEYENDVNLAAVAEQRLGAAKGHDDFVLLWNEGGLGAAVVLGGRLHRGFTGGAGEVGFLPVPGAPLVRQVTKANSGGFQELAGSQVIPRLARELGISPVPEGPYAEVATALVARAADIDSGPHRQLLATYATGLATGIASLVAVLDPEVVVLSGTALTAGGEPLRALVQAELAELAASRPRLVLGDVREKPVLRGALESALAATRDEVFDTSR
- a CDS encoding DUF397 domain-containing protein: MPEFDFVKSSYSNTGGQCLEFARNNPHTVAIRDSKNPDGPILRLAPHTWAKFTASLRCPRT
- a CDS encoding helix-turn-helix domain-containing protein translates to MRRSIEPTGNRASTVLGRKLGGELLRLRDAAGKTQQQAAASINATGTKIVKMERGWVPMRDPDIRVLCEFYGVEDRKVVGRLLELAKLDRERRKAKGWWQDTPHPGTLSEYIALEDAASRVRTWELSLIPGLFQTAEYARSLAVSEGVGVWEDPDEIEHLVEIRMRRQGRLHEERPLQVYAVIWEAALRQLIGGPDVMRTQLERLLEVAQLPNVRLQVLPFHVGGHPCITGPFTIISFAETEAVDVVHADTIASTVWVENEAEGAAYSTFFDRTARLSLAQHDSALLINAIRQEM